The Hymenobacter sp. DG01 genome has a segment encoding these proteins:
- a CDS encoding sigma-70 family RNA polymerase sigma factor codes for MSDSPERVPKLSKEEKDRRFQAELMPVLDSLYNFAFRLTLDEDDANDLVQETYLKAYRFFEYFEPGTNAKAWLFRILKNSFINDFRKKSKQPAKVDYSEIEGYYNSEDVEAEGDAGSTSTDMRQQAVRDLIGDEVASALNSLPVDFRTVIILCDLEGFTYEEMAKVLDIPIGTVRSRLHRARNFLKDKLERYAKSMGYGSEGEGDDELTNDDNE; via the coding sequence ATGAGCGACTCCCCCGAACGAGTACCAAAACTGAGCAAAGAGGAAAAAGACCGGCGTTTTCAGGCCGAACTGATGCCTGTGCTCGATTCTCTGTACAACTTCGCCTTCCGTCTCACCCTCGATGAAGATGATGCAAATGACCTCGTACAGGAAACTTATCTGAAAGCATATCGCTTCTTTGAGTACTTCGAGCCGGGAACGAACGCCAAAGCGTGGCTGTTTCGCATCCTGAAAAATTCGTTCATCAACGACTTTCGCAAGAAAAGTAAGCAACCCGCCAAGGTTGACTACAGCGAAATCGAAGGGTACTACAACTCGGAAGATGTGGAGGCCGAAGGCGACGCCGGCAGCACCTCAACCGACATGCGGCAGCAAGCCGTGCGCGACCTCATCGGCGACGAAGTAGCCAGCGCACTCAACTCGCTGCCCGTGGATTTCCGTACCGTCATTATCCTCTGCGACCTGGAAGGGTTCACCTATGAGGAAATGGCTAAGGTGCTGGACATCCCCATCGGAACGGTGCGCTCTCGGTTGCACCGGGCTCGTAACTTTCTGAAGGACAAGCTTGAACGCTATGCCAAATCTATGGGTTATGGCTCTGAAGGCGAAGGCGACGACGAATTGACAAACGACGACAACGAATAA